Below is a genomic region from Trichoderma asperellum chromosome 2, complete sequence.
GCAAGCGACGTTTGGTGAGGGCGTCGAAGGATATCATGTAGCTCCACCATTCGGTGGCCCAGGAGGTTTCTGATACGTTGAGCTTGTTCACAGCACTCTCCTCATTGCGGATGGACTTGTCTTCGACTTCGTATTCGAGGCGGACGATCACTTGTTGGACACTGCGGAGAGGTGTCGTCCATATATTGGCCTTCCCCAACCCAGACCTACCGGTCGCAAGAAAGAAGCACTCGAGGTAGCGTCAGAAGTAGTCAAAAACATTGAGTAAAAGATGTTGTTGTAGGAAACTGCTATCGGAGTGCATCAATGTCAGCATAACgtacatatatattatatagttctAGTAATAATCAACTTCCTAGATTACACTTAATCCAATCAACAATTCATTTATTATTGTTCAATGAAAGAAACTGAGCAAATAGTCGACGAATACATCACTGTCAACGTCGCGGAGCATCAAGACTCAGCTTCCAGCACTAACAATGCATGGAGCACCGACACTGTCACTGAGAATCAAGACTCAGATTTATCATCACCACTCTTTTCAGTTCCCAAGTTACATTTGCTTGTTTGCATTCGATCTCAGCGCCTTTGGTATTCTAGCTTATTCTCCTTGTTCCCTCATttccttcattcttctttttgcggTCCCCACGTGATCCCTCACATATAATATCTCAACTCACAGATATTGAAGAGTTCGTTGCCTCGGCATTAAGGCGTAAAAGCTTATTGGGGAAAATAGAAATGCCGAAATGGCGTTCAGACGGATACCAGATACGAGACGAGGGGGCAAAACGGACCGAGCTGTGACTTATCGAGTCGAGTTTGATGGGAAATTTACTGGGCCATTTCTGCTTCTAAGTAGTATCGCGAAGACTCTAGTAGATGGAAAGTTTGCTATTTACTAAATATGGTATAAAACAGACTCTAGAGGTATTTCTatagtacatgtatttgTATATTTATACAACAATCAAGGTTCATTCATCTCTACGTAAAGTTGTACTCGCAAGTATAGCCTGTTACGCCAGCCCCTTATATCCTCCTTGCATTATCCAAAAGCATATAAATCCACAAACACCACACGTTTGCACCCAAAGAGTTTCTAAAAATCCAGCTACTCATTCCAACACAAACCGTCTCATAATTTCCTCTTTATAGGAATTCGTCACTTTCCACGCCACCGCCGCTATCACAAAAGCAAGCAACGACATCCCGCTGAACAGGATATTGATGCCCACCAGGATAAACTTCAGCACCGTATTATCCACTTGTATGCCTCCCATCCACATAAAAGCTGCAGTAACGGCGGTCAACAGAAGAATAGCGGCTTGGAGGTAGAGAAGCACTATTTCAGAGAGAATGTATATCGCGTGCGCCAGAAACGCACAGAACGAGACGACGAATGCGCAAACGGCTGCCACGAAACGTATGATTTCCAGCCTGAACAATACGCTTGGTTAGTATCCACCATTGGGATTCAAAAAATAGAAATTGCAACGTCAAGAcgggagggaaagaaaagcatGTATGCAGGCATACGTTTGGCTGGACTCATCACCCAGATCCCCTTCTTCGGCCTTCCACAGGGCCATGCACACAAGCAAGCTCACAATCACCATTGCAAGACTGGTCTGCAACAGCAATACCACCCCGTGTATCCCCGAGTAATGGGCGCGAAACCTCTCCATTTTTTTCATGTATTCCAGGAATTGTAGCGGCGgatcttcttcgtcagcgTCACCTATTGTAGA
It encodes:
- a CDS encoding uncharacterized protein (EggNog:ENOG41~TransMembrane:4 (i52-80o100-120i127-147o159-186i)), encoding MATSQAASNVASPVSWPSLDLPSSTIGDADEEDPPLQFLEYMKKMERFRAHYSGIHGVVLLLQTSLAMVIVSLLVCMALWKAEEGDLGDESSQTLEIIRFVAAVCAFVVSFCAFLAHAIYILSEIVLLYLQAAILLLTAVTAAFMWMGGIQVDNTVLKFILVGINILFSGMSLLAFVIAAVAWKVTNSYKEEIMRRFVLE